Proteins from one Pseudomonas grandcourensis genomic window:
- a CDS encoding DUF1059 domain-containing protein produces the protein MARKYIDCREFPSDSHCSIALSADSEHELLEAAAQHAVSVHKHTDSPELRAQLKMMFHDGTPPVEAPRPA, from the coding sequence ATGGCGCGTAAATACATCGACTGCCGCGAGTTTCCGAGCGATTCCCACTGCTCAATCGCACTGTCCGCAGACTCTGAACACGAACTGCTCGAGGCCGCCGCGCAGCACGCGGTCAGTGTTCACAAGCACACCGACTCACCAGAACTACGTGCTCAACTGAAGATGATGTTTCACGACGGAACCCCGCCTGTTGAAGCACCGCGTCCTGCTTAG